A part of Gouania willdenowi chromosome 2, fGouWil2.1, whole genome shotgun sequence genomic DNA contains:
- the LOC114475924 gene encoding tubulin alpha chain-like, with amino-acid sequence MRECISMHVGQAGVQMGNTCWELYCLEHGIQPDGHMPSGKSSGGYDDSFTTFFSETGTGKYVPRAIFVDLEPTVIDEVRTGTYRQLFHPEQLISGKEDAANNYARGHYTVGKEHIDSVLDRVRKLADQCTGLQGFLVFHSFGGGTGSGFTSLLMERLSVDFGKKSKLEFAIYPAPQVSTAVVEPYNSILTTHTTLEHSDCAFMVDNEAIYDICRRNLDIERPSYTNLNRLISQIVSSITASLRFDGALNVDLTEFQTNLVPYPRIHFPLATYAPVISAEKAYHEQLTVAEITNSCFEPANQMVKCDPRHGKYMACCLLYRGEVVPKDVNTAISNIKTKRSIQFVDWCPTGFKVGINYQPPTVVPGGDLAKVQRAVCMLSNTTAIAEAWARLDHKFDLMYAKRAFVHWYVGEGMEEGEFSEAREDMAALEKDYEEVGIDSFEEDEEGEEY; translated from the exons CGTGAATGCATCTCCATGCACGTGGGCCAGGCCGGTGTGCAGATGGGCAACACCTGCTGGGAGCTGTACTGCCTGGAGCACGGCATCCAGCCCGACGGACACATGCCCAGCGGCAAGTCGTCAGGAGGCTACGACGACTCCTTCACCACCTTCTTCAGTGAGACCGGCACCGGGAAGTACGTTCCCCGAGCCATCTTTGTGGACCTGGAGCCCACGGTCATAG ATGAGGTTCGGACGGGAACGTACCGACAGCTTTTCCACCCGGAGCAGCTTATCTCGGGGAAAGAAGACGCAGCCAACAACTACGCCCGAGGACATTATACCGTCGGGAAGGAGCACATCGACTCAGTCCTCGACAGAGTTCGTAAACTG GCGGACCAGTGCACGGGCCTTCAGGGGTTCCTGGTCTTCCACTCTTTTGGAGGAGGAACAGGTTCTGGCTTCACCTCGCTGCTCATGGAGCGCCTCTCGGTAGACTTTGGGAAAAAGTCCAAGCTGGAGTTCGCCATTTACCCAGCGCCTCAGGTGTCCACGGCTGTGGTGGAGCCGTATAACTCCATCCTGACCACCCATACCACGCTGGAACATTCCGACTGCGCCTTCATGGTAGACAACGAGGCCATCTACGACATCTGCCGCAGGAACCTGGACATCGAGCGCCCATCCTACACCAACCTGAACCGGCTCATCAGCCAGATCGTGTCATCCATCACTGCCTCGCTGCGTTTTGACGGGGCGCTCAATGTGGACCTGACGGAGTTCCAGACCAACCTGGTGCCCTACCCTCGGATCCACTTCCCCCTGGCCACCTACGCCCCGGTCATCTCCGCCGAGAAGGCCTACCACGAGCAGCTCACCGTGGCCGAGATCACCAACTCCTGCTTCGAGCCAGCCAATCAGATGGTGAAGTGCGACCCTCGCCATGGAAAGTACATGGCCTGCTGCCTGCTGTACCGCGGCGAGGTGGTGCCCAAAGACGTCAACACAGCCATCAGCAACATCAAGACCAAACGCTCCATCCAGTTTGTGGACTGGTGTCCCACAGGGTTCAAGGTAGGCATTAACTACCAGCCCCCCACCGTGGTTCCTGGAGGAGACCTGGCCAAGGTGCAGAGGGCAGTATGCATGCTCAGCAACACCACAGCCATCGCCGAGGCCTGGGCCAGACTGGACCACAAGTTCGACCTGATGTACGCCAAGAGAGCCTTCGTGCACTGGTACGTGGGCGAGGGCATGGAGGAGGGCGAGTTCTCGGAGGCCCGCGAGGACATGGCCGCCCTAGAGAAAGACTACGAGGAAGTGGGCATCGACTCCTTCGAAGAAGACGAAGAGGGCGAGGAATATTAA